A genomic window from Caballeronia sp. SBC1 includes:
- a CDS encoding alkyl/aryl-sulfatase has translation MIATPHRLTLTALAALSLLATPFALAQQAAFAPAKDATAITRQDNLAVYQQLPFADKTDFDDAQRGFIGKLTTGTFPTDDGRTSWDLNKYNFLKGDAPDTVNPSLWRIAQLNMFTGLFKVTDRVYQVRGLDLANMTIIEGDTGIILIDVLTTREAARAALDLYFQHRPKKPVVAVIYTHSHADHYGGVKGVIDEADVKSGKVKVLAPEGFLQEAVAENIYAGNAMGRRSLYQYGAMLPASARGQIDAGLGKTTSRGNLGLIQPNDTVEKTGDTRNIDGIQFEFQMAPGTEAPSEMLIYMPQFKLLDTAEDTTHTMHNLYTLRGAQVRDTVQWWKTINEAIVRYGDRTDVVIAQHHWPTWGRQKVVNYMADQRDMLKYLHDQSLRLANAGYTMNEIGEQVQLPDSIGKKWFNRGYYGSVNHNVKGIYQRYLGWYDSNPANLHPLPPEEESVRFVEFMGGADAVTAKAKESFDKGDYRWVATVMNKVVFADPSNKAARELEADALEQLGYQTENPTWRNEYLMGAFELRNGVPKGKGINTATPDAIAAMSPDMLLDYMGIRLNGPKADGKHTVINWNLGDGRKYGIELRNSVLIYTEGVTLANPDATLTMSKNDFTRLLTGGAQAPLDADKISGNSQKVSELLTLLDTFDPMFNIVTP, from the coding sequence ATGATCGCAACGCCGCACCGGCTCACGCTTACCGCGCTCGCGGCTCTCAGTTTGCTTGCCACGCCCTTTGCGCTCGCGCAGCAAGCCGCTTTCGCGCCCGCCAAGGACGCCACGGCCATCACCCGGCAGGATAACCTGGCGGTCTACCAGCAACTCCCCTTCGCCGACAAAACGGATTTCGACGACGCGCAGCGCGGTTTCATCGGCAAGCTCACGACCGGCACGTTCCCAACCGACGACGGCCGCACCAGCTGGGACCTGAACAAATACAACTTCCTGAAGGGCGACGCGCCGGACACCGTCAACCCAAGCCTGTGGCGCATCGCTCAGCTCAACATGTTTACTGGCCTGTTCAAGGTAACGGACCGCGTGTACCAGGTGCGCGGACTCGACCTCGCCAACATGACGATCATTGAAGGCGACACGGGCATCATCCTGATCGACGTGCTGACAACGCGCGAAGCCGCGCGCGCCGCGCTGGATCTTTACTTCCAGCATCGGCCGAAGAAGCCGGTGGTCGCCGTTATCTATACGCACAGCCACGCGGATCACTATGGCGGCGTGAAGGGTGTGATCGACGAAGCAGATGTCAAGAGCGGCAAGGTCAAGGTGCTCGCCCCGGAAGGCTTCCTGCAGGAAGCGGTGGCCGAGAACATTTACGCCGGCAACGCAATGGGGCGCCGCTCGCTGTATCAATACGGCGCAATGCTGCCGGCAAGCGCCCGAGGCCAGATCGATGCGGGACTCGGCAAAACCACGTCCCGCGGCAATCTCGGCTTGATCCAGCCTAACGACACCGTGGAAAAAACCGGCGATACCCGCAATATCGACGGCATTCAGTTCGAGTTCCAGATGGCGCCGGGCACGGAAGCGCCCTCCGAGATGCTGATCTACATGCCGCAGTTCAAGCTGCTCGACACCGCCGAGGACACCACCCACACCATGCATAACCTGTACACGCTGCGCGGCGCGCAAGTACGCGATACGGTGCAATGGTGGAAAACAATCAACGAAGCCATCGTCCGATACGGCGACCGTACGGACGTAGTGATCGCGCAGCATCACTGGCCGACCTGGGGCCGTCAGAAGGTGGTGAACTACATGGCGGACCAGCGCGACATGCTCAAGTATCTCCACGATCAGTCGCTGCGCCTCGCCAACGCCGGCTACACCATGAACGAAATCGGGGAACAGGTTCAGCTACCTGACAGCATTGGCAAGAAGTGGTTTAACCGCGGCTATTACGGATCGGTGAATCACAACGTGAAGGGCATCTACCAGCGCTATCTCGGCTGGTATGACTCGAATCCGGCTAACCTGCACCCGCTGCCGCCGGAAGAAGAGTCTGTACGTTTCGTCGAGTTCATGGGCGGCGCCGACGCGGTAACGGCGAAAGCAAAAGAGTCATTCGACAAGGGTGATTACCGCTGGGTTGCGACCGTGATGAACAAGGTCGTATTCGCCGATCCGTCGAACAAGGCCGCTCGCGAGCTGGAGGCAGATGCGCTCGAGCAGCTCGGTTACCAGACGGAGAACCCGACCTGGCGCAACGAGTACCTGATGGGTGCGTTCGAGTTGCGCAATGGCGTGCCGAAGGGCAAGGGCATCAATACGGCAACACCCGATGCCATTGCCGCCATGAGCCCTGACATGCTGCTTGACTACATGGGTATCCGGCTCAACGGTCCCAAGGCGGACGGCAAGCATACGGTCATCAACTGGAATCTCGGCGACGGCAGGAAGTACGGCATCGAGTTGCGTAATTCGGTGCTGATCTATACCGAAGGTGTCACGCTCGCGAACCCGGATGCCACGCTCACCATGAGCAAGAATGATTTCACCAGGTTGCTGACGGGCGGCGCGCAAGCACCGTTGGACGCGGACAAGATCAGCGGCAACAGCCAGAAGGTCAGCGAGTTGTTAACCCTGCTCGACACCTTCGACCCGATGTTCAACATCGTTACGCCGTGA